Below is a window of Desmonostoc muscorum LEGE 12446 DNA.
GCAAAAAGATCTATAGTTGACGATCGCACAGGTTCGGCTCCGGTGAAAGCCACTTCCCAACTGCTAAGGTCGAGATTTGCTATCTGTTCGGGTGTCACTTTATTAATGCAGAGTTCGTAAGCAAAATTGGGGCCGCCGCTGGTAGTCCCCTGATATTGAGAAATTGCTTCCAGCCAGCGCAGAGGCTTTTTCAGAAAGTCCACTGGTGACATCAGTGTGACTGGAAAACCACCGTAGAGAGGCTGTATGACTCCACCAATTAACCCCATATCATGGTAGGGTGGTAGCCAAATTACACCATGACTGTTAGGTGTATGCCCGAAAGATTGATGGATTAGCTTTGAATTGTGCAGAAGATTGTCATGACTGACCATTACGCCCTTTGGCGTGCCGGTAGAACCAGAAGTGTATTGCAGAAAAGCCAGGGTATTTCCTGACAAGTTTGGTTGCTGCCATAACTCAGCCACAGGACTTGCAATGTTATCCGTAGTTAGCAGTTGCATATCTGCTAGTTTTGGATTTTGGCTCAAAAGTCCTTGTATGTTATCTATCACAGATGTAGTGGTCAAGGCAACTGTCGTCTGAGCATTTTCTATAATTGCCTCTAACCGGAGCATACTTTGATTCCGCCTGGGTGGATAAGCGGGAATAGCGATCATAGAGGCATACAAACACCCAAAGAAGGCAGCAACAAATTCTAGACTAGGTGGATATAGTAACAAAGCTCTGCCGCCAGAATACCCTAAAGATTGGAGAGTCGCTGCGATCGCTCTAGCTTTGCTATCCAACTCTTGATAAGTCAAGGTGGCTGTTTGTGTTTGTCCGTTTTGTAGAAAAGTATAAGCTAATTGGTTAGGCGAGTTTTGCGCTCTTTGGCGCAGAATATCTACTAAAGTAGAAACTTGATTTAGAGATGGTTCGGACAAATTTAAATATGCAGTCATTTCGTACTCCTGAAGAGAAAACTAGACAAAACTGCCCAGACTTCTGCTTGAAGATTCCAATTCCAAAATCCGGGTTGGTGGACTAATTACAATCTCATCTTGTAAGGGCATTTTCAGGTAAAATAGAGCATCTGTGTGCAGAAGTTTAAACATCTCTGCATGAAATAAAAATCTGGCGATCGCCAACATATTTTCAAATCTTGTGGGAAGCCGCTTTGCAACTCACTCGGAAGTCTGGTAAGAAACAACACACTGGCTTCCCTATGCTCAAACTTCAAATAGACTGGTAAATTGAGAGAATTGGCGTCAGACTCTAAGCTCTCAATGGTTCCTCTCTATTTTTTTGATAAACTGACGGCTTTATTGATTACAGGTAGGTCTTGGGGCTGATATTGACCAATCATCACCATTTTGACGCCGCCAGTAGGTGAGAGAGTAACGCGGCGGACTTGAGGTCGTATAGGTTCCTTATCAGCTAACTCCAATTGATAGCCTGACAAGATAGTTGCAAGCACGAGTTTCATTTCAAATAGTGCCAGTGCCTCACCAATACAACGGCGATTACCACCACCAAAAGGTAAATACTCATAAGGCGAGAATTTACGCTCTAAAAAACGTTCTGGCTTAAACTGTTTGGGTTCTGGATATATATCTTCACGTTGATGTGTCAGATAAATACAGGCCATGACTTCTGTACCAGCTGGCAACTCATAGCCCATTAGCTCGACTGGTGATTTCACCATCCGTGCAAAACTTGAGTAGATTGCTGGGTAAATTCGCAGAGTTTCTTGACAGACAGCAGTCAGATAGGGCAGTCGAGCAATTGTCATTGGGTCTTTTGAGCCGTTGAGGGTAGCTAGCTCATTGTGCAGTTTGTCAATGACATTAGGCTGGTAATGAATCCAGTACATTGCCCAAGCTATTGCAGTTGCTGTAGTCTCCTGACCAGCTGTCAGCAGTGTCAGCATCTCATCGCGCAATTCCTCATCTGTCATTGGCTGACCTGTTTCATCCAGAGCAGACATTAACGTTGTCAGGATATCTGTGCGAGTCGGATCGAATTGTTTGCGACGTTCCTGAATTTCCAGCAGAAGCAGTTGGTTAATTTGCTCTCTGAGGCGACAAAAACGCCCCCAAGTACTCCAAGGTCCCAAATCTAATTGGAGTAAAGGCATAAATAACAAGGCAGAACCTATCGGAGAACTGAGAGCCTCCCACCAGGGAACTAACAGTTCCTTGATGAGTTCGTAGCGTTTTCCTTCGTGCATCCCAAACACACCCTCTAGAATTACTCGCATAGAGACTTCTTGTAAGGATGCAATAGCGGAGAAGGTTTCATTAGGTTTAAGTCGATTCATTACCTGTTTGGTAATATCACAAATTAATTCTCCATGAGCAGCCATTTTTTCTCCATGAAATGGAGGCATTAAGAGCTGACGTTTTCGGCGATGGTGAGCACCATCTTCTGTTCTAGATATTGATAAGTCACCTAATAAAGGGCGAAAAATTCGCTTAGCTGTGGCGGGGGCTTCAAACTGTTTTGTCTCGTTCAGAAAAATTTTCTGAATTGCTTGTGGATTACTTACAAATACTATAGGTTTCAAGTTCCAACTACTACCACTTGTGAAAATATCACCATAGCGTTGGGCGTTACTTTCCATATAGTTTAATGGATTGCTGATCCATTGTAACATCTGCATTAACGGTGGAGCTTTAGGACCATCAGGTAGTGTCATGGCGATTACGATTGTAGAATTTTCAGTGATTTGTACTCGGATGATGCCAATTATCCAAAATTCAACAGATTGGGATTGTTAATAACAATCTGTTTTTAAATGTTTCATATCTATTTGAACTTTCATAAGATTAGAGTTTTATTTTTGAGAAAGCAATAAACAATGTGTTGAAAAAAGTTGCAGTTTTTTTCCTGAAAAATCATCTTACTTCCTCCACATCAATTAATTGACGACTACAAGCAACAAAAATGTGATGATGCTTACATTTTTGTTGCTATTTTGATAGAGATGAAAAGGCTCAAGACATGAGGATTCTATCTAAATTGAGGTCAGACAATTTTGGATTTTGGATTTTAGATTTTAGATTGACCCCATGTCTAAAGTCAGGGGCTTGTCAATTAATTTTAAATTTTAGATTTTGAATCTTCAATTCCATTATCCAAAATTTAAAATCTAAAATTCGGTCAATTCATATTATGAGCGTGCAATGTCCGGTTTTTTAATCTCCAGGCATGGGGAGTTGTGCCATAATGTTGACGAAACTGCCGGAAAAAATTAACCGGGCATTGATATCCCACCTGAGCAGCTATTTCTTCTACCCCTTCTGAGGTTTCTAAAAGCAAGGAACATGCTGCTTTCATCCGACGCCAAATAATCCAATTTTGGACAGTTTGCCCTGTTCGGCGTCGTACTAAGCTAGTCAGGTAAGCGCGGGAATAACCAACAGCTTGGGCGACATCCAACAGAGTAATAGGTTGGTGAAAATTAGCCTCGATAAAGCAGAAGACTTGGCTCATTTGAGGATCAGAATGAAAAACTAATTTAGGGTCTGTGAATTTTAGAATTTCGGCAGATAATGATTCTGTAATTAGTTGAGACTGTGGAGAATAGGGCCACTGTTGGCTAGTGGCTTGTCTTTCCAAGCGGGCTGAAATTGCTTTACGTAATTCTTCCATTGTACAGGGCTTAATGAGATAGTCATCAGCTCCCAGTTCCATTCCTTTACGAATTTCGCTGCGTGTCGCTTTGGCACTTACAAAAATTAGGGGAATACTTGCTGTATTAGAATTTTTTCGCAGTTGAGTTAAAACTTCGTAACCATCAAGTTTCGACAACGTAATTTCGCTAATTATCAAATCGGGCAACTCTTGTTGCGCCAAATGAATACCAATCAGACCGTTTTCAGCACTTAGACAATAGAAACCATCAGCTTTAAGGTGATTTAAAAAAAGGTTTCGGGTTGCGGATGCAGATTCAATGATCAAAATTTTTTTCATACGTTCACAGCAAATTAAAGGTCAAAACCAGGCAGATAAGTAAAAGTTGCTAAATGCTGCTTTTAATGCTTGTTACCTTGCAACAAAGTTAATTCTGAACGCAGTTTTGCAACTTCGAGCTTAAGTTGCTCATTTATCACCTGTAGTGTTACTAATTGCACTTTATATGTATCACGTTCTGTTATCAATTTCTGTAGCTCATCTTGTTGAGATGTGGAAGAACGTGACATAGAATCGCTGCTTGTTTGCTCCTGCTGGCTAATCTGATGGTTAGCAAAAACTAACACATCTGTTTGATTTGTATCGCTATTTTGAGCGTTTGAGGATGTTTTTTGTTGCTGTGTTTTTACACCATTAGAAGTTTTATATTTCTTGATGAGATTTTTAGCAACATATGGATCTACTACTTTCCCTGCCTTTACAAGATCTATTGCTTCATCTCTAGCTGCTTGAGAAGTACTAGGGGCTGCTAGTTTATAGAGAGCAGTAGGAGTGATGTTGTTAATCAAATTTCCGATTATCGGAAATTTGGACTCAAATGCTTTAGCAACGTGGATGAACTCATAAGCTGAAGTTTTGCCCATTCCAAACTCCTGTCGTAACCAAGGCAGAAATTCGCCATACTCTATAATTTTTTGAGCTTCTAACAAGTTGAGACCAATGCAATAAATATCCATACCACTTCGTTTCAGCCTACGTCGTGTGTCTTCTGCCAAAGTAGCTAAGCGTTGTTGTTTCTCCTCTTCCGTCTTAAAGTCTGATTTGCTCTTAGGTACTAAAGCCTGATTAATAATTGCTTTGGATTCGGTAGATATTACTTTGGCTTCTATAGAAAAAGCTGTTGACTCGTTATCACTGATCTCCATATAGTATAATCCTGCCGACATTGTATTTTTCACCATAAATTTTCTTGCCAAATAGTGTTTTAGGCTCGTTATTTCATGGTTAAAGGGCAATACGGTTCAGTTAAGGATAATGCAGTCTGAGGTTTTTGAGGTTCAACTGAACCGTATTAGCTTTAAGGGAACTTATGTTAATTCATCAGTGTCAAGCTGATAACTTTACGCAGTTTCTCTCGAATATTTACAAAAGTACACAAACGAGTAAATTCTGGCTTGTATTTTTTATATATTACGTAAGTCTTGTTATTAATTCTTGTAAAAGTTCAGTACTAATGGGTAATCTTGCCAGAATTGGATGTTTGATACCTCCCCAAATACTTCCAGTACGGATACGATGGGAAACTAATATTTCAGGAATTTGACTAGAGATTAAAACCTGTGGTGGTGCGAGTTGACCGATGGCTCGCGCTCTCTTGTAATGATATGATTCTGATAAAGCCTGATCGAGTTGTTGAGCAATAATTTCTGGGGTTTCTTTTGCGGAATCTAATAATAGAATATAGTGTGGAGGCTCGGCAATGGGCATCAAACTTTTAAAATTAGTTTCTTGCAAGTTCAACTGAATAAGAGCATTATTTACAAAGGTTTCTTGCAACTTTTCGCCCACCAAATCGCTAATGGCTTGATATCGTCCGAGAAACTCCAAACAGGGAGTGTGGCGATAGTAATGAGTTACGCGGATGCGATCGCCAATTCGATAACGATACAAACCTCCTTTCTGGGATAAAATGATACTGTATTCCTTGCCAATGTTGAGTTCATGTAAACCATGTAAGCAACCAGTATCGTCCTCAAACTCGAAAAATACTTCATCGAGAACCGGCACACATCCCCCAGCTACAATCAAGGGAATCGTCATTGGGGCTTCGGTTGCTAATAGTCCTTTACCTTGAATCAATACACCTGGAAATTGCGAGCGTAATCCCTGAGCTTGATCTGCTGCATTGGCACTATCCCAGCAAGAAATCAGCTTTAAATTTGGCCAAAGTTGCATCCAGGGAATATTACTTTCGCTGAGGATTTGCAGGCGATTAAGTGATATTTTGTTGTGTAATTCTGCTTGCAATAAATCATGATTTTTTTGAATATATTTTAAATGTACTTGTATAAAACTCGGACTCCAAATAGAAATAATTTCTAGTTTTTCAGCCTCTAATAATGCCAAAGCTAGTTGATGTTTAAATAAATTAGCGTCATGCAGCCGATTAAGTTTATTTGGCATCACTAACCAAGGACGTAAAAACCAACGCAACCAGCCATCTAAATAATCTAAATCATCTTGTAAAGTTTGGCTATCAGCTACATTTAATTGCGGCGAGATACAAGCATAAAGTTTGCCTGTGGAAAATTTCGGTCCATGTACAATCAAATCATGCGCCCATACACAGAACATTTGATTAAACGATCGCCGCAAAGATTGAGTATAAGGAATCCATTTCACCGCCCCACTACTACCAGAGGTTTTTTCGTAGAACAGAATGGGTTCGGGAGTGAGGGAAATTTGTTGAGGTTTTTGATTTAAGTAGGGTTCGAGTGCATCATAATCTACGATTGGTATACGCTGCCAATCATCTACAGAATGGATACCCAAAGTTTTACCATACTCACTTTTGATTAGGCGATCGCAAATTTCCCTTTTTACAGATGTCTGCATGAACTCTGGGTTATCCAAAGCTTGATGAAATCGCCTCGCAGTTGACGCGAGGATTTGCCCAAAAAGCTGAATAATCGGACGCATTATTGCACCTTTTGATTAGGATAAAGGTTACTAACTGCTGGTACATAAGAACCATCACCAATGACTACACCAGCAGCAAGATTAGATCCGGCTCCCACAAAAACATTGCTGCCAATCTTGACTTTTTTGACATACAACATTAAATTTTGCTTGCGGGGTTTAATGACATGAGAATAGATACCGACACCATGCCCGATAACGACGCGATCGCCAATTTCTAATAAACTGCGATCGGCAATCTCCAATCTTGTTGTCCAGTATACATCTCGCCCCACTTTAGCACCCCACAATCGCAACCAACAGGAAAATACCCCCGGAATCAGTCGCAGCAGTGCTTCTAACACCGGAATTGCAATATAAATTACCTGAATTTGATGACTACCCCACCAGGGACTATATTCTTTACCTTGTAGATAACTAATACCCTCCCGCACGGGATAAACCCATTCATGCAAACGGTAAACTAGCACTGGTAGCCCATATATAGAAAGGAACACCGCCAGAATGCTGAAGATGTTGGGTGAATAGGCGAGGTAGATTATTGCTGCCCCAGTTAGCAATAATATAATGGTGGGAAAAAACAAAAGAATTTTACTTATAACTGTCATTAAAATGGGAATAAAAGTTTTTGGAACAAGTTTAATGAGCTAGGAATTCCGATTATAGATGGCAAATTTTTGCTTTCATAATATGTTCCATATAACTTATCCCAAATTTTCAGATTAGCCCCATAGTTATAATTGTGGACTTCGCGGCAATGATGCCAAGCATGATCCTGTGGTAAGATTAACCAAGAAGATAAAAATTGATAAAACCAGCTACTTTCAGGAATTATCAAACTGCTATGTCGCCATAAATCTAAGGCAGAAGTTAGACTTACTCCAAGTAAATAACCTGTTGGATCGGCTAACAGATATAAAAATAAAGTGTGTATCCATAAATAAACAATTAACAAGCTTGTCCAAAGTGTGTTGCGAGAAGTTCCT
It encodes the following:
- a CDS encoding helix-turn-helix domain-containing protein; the encoded protein is MKKILIIESASATRNLFLNHLKADGFYCLSAENGLIGIHLAQQELPDLIISEITLSKLDGYEVLTQLRKNSNTASIPLIFVSAKATRSEIRKGMELGADDYLIKPCTMEELRKAISARLERQATSQQWPYSPQSQLITESLSAEILKFTDPKLVFHSDPQMSQVFCFIEANFHQPITLLDVAQAVGYSRAYLTSLVRRRTGQTVQNWIIWRRMKAACSLLLETSEGVEEIAAQVGYQCPVNFFRQFRQHYGTTPHAWRLKNRTLHAHNMN
- a CDS encoding sterol desaturase family protein gives rise to the protein MGIQNFSQLLIFGSFIGLVGWTIINQVGRTQLKVKSREDWLLDSTGLTIQGILIPLLQATLVYWLYQYLLPTQQGYLKVSLVPAFTISFVLVDYLYYWNHRLLHTKLLWKVHQVHHTVTQMDVLGTSRNTLWTSLLIVYLWIHTLFLYLLADPTGYLLGVSLTSALDLWRHSSLIIPESSWFYQFLSSWLILPQDHAWHHCREVHNYNYGANLKIWDKLYGTYYESKNLPSIIGIPSSLNLFQKLLFPF
- a CDS encoding fatty acyl-AMP ligase, producing the protein MTAYLNLSEPSLNQVSTLVDILRQRAQNSPNQLAYTFLQNGQTQTATLTYQELDSKARAIAATLQSLGYSGGRALLLYPPSLEFVAAFFGCLYASMIAIPAYPPRRNQSMLRLEAIIENAQTTVALTTTSVIDNIQGLLSQNPKLADMQLLTTDNIASPVAELWQQPNLSGNTLAFLQYTSGSTGTPKGVMVSHDNLLHNSKLIHQSFGHTPNSHGVIWLPPYHDMGLIGGVIQPLYGGFPVTLMSPVDFLKKPLRWLEAISQYQGTTSGGPNFAYELCINKVTPEQIANLDLSSWEVAFTGAEPVRSSTIDLFAETFKSCGFRRQAFYPCYGMAETTLIVTGGLKKDPPVVQQVEGAALEQNRVLITHRKENARTIVGCGQSLSEQKVVIVDPETLTQCPADRIGEIWVSGASVACGYWNRLEETKATFKAYLADTAEGPFLRTGDLGFLLNGELFITGRLKDMIIIRGQNHYPHDIELTVEKSHPAVRIGCGAAFGIDANGSEHLVIVQEIERNYLHQLDVNEVIGNICQAVAAEHDLQVYAVVLVKTGSIPKTSSGKIQRYACRARFLSGSLNVIEDWSQNPRHKVKFLHLQTEVGSILQQVQLASTQEG
- a CDS encoding DapH/DapD/GlmU-related protein — protein: MTVISKILLFFPTIILLLTGAAIIYLAYSPNIFSILAVFLSIYGLPVLVYRLHEWVYPVREGISYLQGKEYSPWWGSHQIQVIYIAIPVLEALLRLIPGVFSCWLRLWGAKVGRDVYWTTRLEIADRSLLEIGDRVVIGHGVGIYSHVIKPRKQNLMLYVKKVKIGSNVFVGAGSNLAAGVVIGDGSYVPAVSNLYPNQKVQ
- a CDS encoding cytochrome P450, whose protein sequence is MTLPDGPKAPPLMQMLQWISNPLNYMESNAQRYGDIFTSGSSWNLKPIVFVSNPQAIQKIFLNETKQFEAPATAKRIFRPLLGDLSISRTEDGAHHRRKRQLLMPPFHGEKMAAHGELICDITKQVMNRLKPNETFSAIASLQEVSMRVILEGVFGMHEGKRYELIKELLVPWWEALSSPIGSALLFMPLLQLDLGPWSTWGRFCRLREQINQLLLLEIQERRKQFDPTRTDILTTLMSALDETGQPMTDEELRDEMLTLLTAGQETTATAIAWAMYWIHYQPNVIDKLHNELATLNGSKDPMTIARLPYLTAVCQETLRIYPAIYSSFARMVKSPVELMGYELPAGTEVMACIYLTHQREDIYPEPKQFKPERFLERKFSPYEYLPFGGGNRRCIGEALALFEMKLVLATILSGYQLELADKEPIRPQVRRVTLSPTGGVKMVMIGQYQPQDLPVINKAVSLSKK
- a CDS encoding GH3 family domain-containing protein — its product is MRPIIQLFGQILASTARRFHQALDNPEFMQTSVKREICDRLIKSEYGKTLGIHSVDDWQRIPIVDYDALEPYLNQKPQQISLTPEPILFYEKTSGSSGAVKWIPYTQSLRRSFNQMFCVWAHDLIVHGPKFSTGKLYACISPQLNVADSQTLQDDLDYLDGWLRWFLRPWLVMPNKLNRLHDANLFKHQLALALLEAEKLEIISIWSPSFIQVHLKYIQKNHDLLQAELHNKISLNRLQILSESNIPWMQLWPNLKLISCWDSANAADQAQGLRSQFPGVLIQGKGLLATEAPMTIPLIVAGGCVPVLDEVFFEFEDDTGCLHGLHELNIGKEYSIILSQKGGLYRYRIGDRIRVTHYYRHTPCLEFLGRYQAISDLVGEKLQETFVNNALIQLNLQETNFKSLMPIAEPPHYILLLDSAKETPEIIAQQLDQALSESYHYKRARAIGQLAPPQVLISSQIPEILVSHRIRTGSIWGGIKHPILARLPISTELLQELITRLT
- a CDS encoding DUF3102 domain-containing protein, producing MVKNTMSAGLYYMEISDNESTAFSIEAKVISTESKAIINQALVPKSKSDFKTEEEKQQRLATLAEDTRRRLKRSGMDIYCIGLNLLEAQKIIEYGEFLPWLRQEFGMGKTSAYEFIHVAKAFESKFPIIGNLINNITPTALYKLAAPSTSQAARDEAIDLVKAGKVVDPYVAKNLIKKYKTSNGVKTQQQKTSSNAQNSDTNQTDVLVFANHQISQQEQTSSDSMSRSSTSQQDELQKLITERDTYKVQLVTLQVINEQLKLEVAKLRSELTLLQGNKH